A window of Pusillimonas sp. DMV24BSW_D genomic DNA:
GCCAACGGCTTTATCGTATTTGCAGCGTCGGGATGCTTATCGAATCGAAACTCCGGTCGTGAACCCGGTTATGTGTACCATTACGCTCAGTGAAGAGAGCAAAACCCGCAAAGTTCGTTTGCCGCTTGCCGATATCAGCATTGGTGGAATAGGGCTTTACGATGAGCAGCAATTGCCCGAGCACTCCATTGGTACGATTTATGAAGATTGCCAGATCGCGCTGCCCGACGTGGGGAATCTAACAGCTGCGTTGCGTATTCAACACGTAACCGACCAAACCCTTACCAACGGCAAAACACGCCTGCGTTTGGGCTGTGCGTTCGTGAACCCGTCGAATTCAGCCATTAATATGGTGCAGCGCTATGTTGGACGCCTTGAGCGCGAACTGTTGGCGAAAAAGCGCGGCTTTGTCTGAAAACGCATGCAGTTTTAGAAGGCGCTTTCAAAAAACGCTATAATCGCAACCCTGAATCTTTCAGCCGATGTAGCTCAGTTGGTAGAGCAGCGCATTCGTAATGCGAAGGTCGGGGGTTCGACTCCTCTCATCGGCACCATTTAAGCACCCAAATATAAAATCCAGCCAATTGCCAGTAACGTGCTTGCCAGCGTTACCGGCACGCCGCCGCGTAAAAATTCTCCGAAACTAATGATTACGCCCTGAGCGCGTGCCTGTTCTACAACAATAATTCCCGCCAGGCTACCGAACACAATGGCGTTTGATGAAAAGCCGGTGCCCAGGGCAATGGCAGCGCCCAGTGTTTCACTTTGACCCGCGCCCGACAAAAATGGTGCAAGCAGCATGACTGCAGGGCTGTTGCCTACGATATTGCTTAACACGCCGGAGATCAGCAGCATCGGAATAGGCGAATACAGGCCTATGCCTGCATTTTTAATATCACCTAATAGTGTTTGTGGAAGGCCTGTGGCCGCCATGGCCGCATTCACCACGAACAGCCCCATAAGCAATAACAGCAGGTTACCGTCAACGTGCATCAGCATGTCGCCCGAGGCTATTTTGCGATTCAGCAGCAGTATGCTGGCGCCCGCCAGGGCAATCAGCATATGGGGCCAATCGGTAAATATGAACGCTGCGATCAGGGCCAGCGTGACAATGCCGGCTTTCAATGTTTCCACCGGGTTCAGCGCAATGGTGGGCGTTACGGGCTGTGGCGTTTGTGCAGTGGCGGTTGTGACTGATGCGTCAAGCACCCAGCGCTCGCGATAGCACAACATGAGTACGAGCCAGATGAGCAGGAGACCAATGACCGATGGTACAAGCGTAATACTTGAAAAGCTGGTGAACGAGATGTTCAATGTTTGCGCAATAATCATGTTTTGCGGGCTGCCGATTAATGTGGCGGTTGACCCCA
This region includes:
- a CDS encoding flagellar brake protein, with protein sequence MSENQSPMEPVDDIDPDDPYTLTAPLEIQSVLRNIKLSKSLVHVYVLGQEASAITTVLDIDSKENRLVVDSFNDPAVTQQVLRARKLIGQATLDRIHVKFVCPPLTSCEFEGKPALEAAMPTALSYLQRRDAYRIETPVVNPVMCTITLSEESKTRKVRLPLADISIGGIGLYDEQQLPEHSIGTIYEDCQIALPDVGNLTAALRIQHVTDQTLTNGKTRLRLGCAFVNPSNSAINMVQRYVGRLERELLAKKRGFV
- a CDS encoding SLC13 family permease — its product is MDLTLALFILVYIAMGVGHLPGFTVDRTGAALLGAMLLIVFGRITPTQAWTSIDVNTIGLLFGLMVVSAAFVVGGFYDWTARKVGELKVGPSTLLGLLIVVGGVLSALLTNDVVVVAMTPVLCAITLARKLNPVPFLLGFCFATNVGSTATLIGSPQNMIIAQTLNISFTSFSSITLVPSVIGLLLIWLVLMLCYRERWVLDASVTTATAQTPQPVTPTIALNPVETLKAGIVTLALIAAFIFTDWPHMLIALAGASILLLNRKIASGDMLMHVDGNLLLLLMGLFVVNAAMAATGLPQTLLGDIKNAGIGLYSPIPMLLISGVLSNIVGNSPAVMLLAPFLSGAGQSETLGAAIALGTGFSSNAIVFGSLAGIIVVEQARAQGVIISFGEFLRGGVPVTLASTLLAIGWILYLGA